A genome region from Glutamicibacter arilaitensis Re117 includes the following:
- a CDS encoding thymidine phosphorylase — MATEQFSAVEVIRAKRDGQVLGNEMIDWTIDAYTRGAIAEEQMSALNMAIYFQGMNRSEISRWTNAMINSGERMDFSTLADPSGKHLATTDKHSTGGVGDKITLPLAPLVASFGVAVPQLSGRGLGHTGGTLDKLEAIPGWKAELSNEALFDQLSTVGAVICAAGTGLAPADKKLYALRDVTATVEAIPLIASSIMSKKIAEGTGTLVLDVKVGSGAFMKDEAMSRELAETMVNLGTDAGVNTVALLTNMETPLGLTAGNAIEVEESVEVLAGGGPQDVIELTVALATEMLAGAGIKDVDVAGALKNGQAMDVWRKMIAAQGGDPDAKLPVAKESHTVVAPAEGVLLKLDAMDIGLAAWTLGAGRARKEDSVQAGAGVRMHVKPGALVRRGEPIATLLTDTPEKMERAIELVQRAIMVGSADDRPDTRLILDRIAAK, encoded by the coding sequence ATGGCTACCGAGCAATTCAGTGCCGTCGAGGTCATCCGCGCCAAGCGCGATGGCCAAGTACTGGGCAACGAGATGATCGACTGGACCATCGACGCCTACACCCGCGGGGCCATCGCCGAAGAGCAGATGTCCGCCTTGAACATGGCCATCTACTTCCAGGGCATGAACCGCAGCGAGATCTCGCGCTGGACCAACGCGATGATCAACTCCGGAGAACGCATGGACTTCTCCACCCTTGCAGACCCTTCGGGCAAGCACCTGGCCACCACCGACAAGCACTCCACCGGTGGCGTGGGGGACAAGATCACCTTGCCCCTGGCACCGCTGGTCGCCAGCTTCGGCGTGGCCGTCCCGCAGCTCTCGGGCCGCGGACTGGGCCACACCGGCGGCACTTTGGACAAGCTCGAAGCCATCCCGGGCTGGAAGGCTGAGTTGTCCAACGAAGCGCTGTTCGACCAGCTCTCCACCGTCGGCGCGGTCATTTGCGCAGCTGGCACCGGACTGGCCCCGGCAGATAAGAAGCTGTACGCGCTGCGCGATGTCACCGCGACCGTGGAAGCGATCCCGCTGATCGCCTCCTCGATCATGAGCAAGAAGATCGCCGAAGGCACCGGCACCCTGGTGCTGGATGTGAAGGTCGGTTCCGGCGCGTTCATGAAGGACGAGGCCATGTCCCGCGAGCTGGCCGAAACCATGGTGAACCTGGGCACCGATGCCGGGGTGAACACCGTGGCGCTGCTGACCAATATGGAAACCCCGCTGGGGTTGACTGCAGGCAACGCGATCGAGGTCGAGGAATCCGTCGAGGTCCTGGCCGGCGGCGGGCCGCAGGACGTCATTGAGCTGACCGTGGCGCTGGCTACCGAGATGCTGGCTGGTGCCGGAATCAAGGATGTCGATGTTGCCGGTGCGCTGAAGAACGGCCAGGCCATGGACGTGTGGCGCAAGATGATCGCTGCCCAGGGCGGCGACCCGGATGCCAAGTTGCCGGTGGCCAAGGAATCGCACACCGTGGTGGCACCTGCCGAGGGCGTGCTGCTCAAGCTGGATGCCATGGACATCGGCTTGGCCGCCTGGACCTTGGGCGCGGGCCGTGCCCGCAAGGAAGACAGCGTCCAGGCGGGCGCGGGCGTGCGCATGCATGTGAAGCCAGGAGCCTTGGTGCGCCGTGGCGAGCCTATTGCCACGTTGCTGACCGATACCCCGGAAAAGATGGAGCGCGCCATTGAACTGGTCCAGCGAGCCATCATGGTCGGTTCGGCCGATGACCGTCCGGACACCCGCCTGATCTTGGATCGCATCGCGGCCAAGTAG
- a CDS encoding DedA family protein yields MELVNEAITQAASAWWILPLLFLFCMIDAIFPVVPSESFLVSLAAVGVHTGVPNLVLIGLLGAGGALLGDQITFAIGRKIGSRGFKWMRGKRAQRVLKYAEKKLATSGALLIFTARYIPIGRVAVNLTAGATGFSHKRFTIFDTIGVLTWAAYSISIGAMAGNWMHDNKLLGIIVSIVIAVVLGFIIDRIVSWVLGRMHRHADARKEHTGELLRQTVPPAPQER; encoded by the coding sequence ATGGAATTAGTCAATGAAGCAATTACGCAGGCTGCCAGCGCATGGTGGATCTTGCCGCTGTTGTTTCTGTTTTGCATGATAGATGCGATATTCCCTGTCGTACCGAGCGAATCATTCTTGGTTTCCCTCGCTGCAGTAGGGGTTCACACCGGAGTTCCCAACCTGGTTCTCATTGGCTTGCTGGGAGCCGGTGGTGCCTTGCTCGGCGACCAGATCACCTTCGCGATCGGGCGCAAGATCGGTTCCCGGGGATTCAAGTGGATGCGCGGTAAACGGGCGCAGCGAGTACTCAAATACGCTGAGAAAAAACTTGCAACCTCCGGAGCACTGCTCATTTTCACCGCCCGGTACATCCCTATTGGCCGCGTCGCAGTGAACCTGACGGCAGGCGCCACCGGTTTCAGCCACAAGCGCTTCACCATCTTCGACACCATCGGGGTGCTCACCTGGGCGGCCTATTCCATCAGCATCGGCGCGATGGCTGGAAACTGGATGCACGACAACAAGCTGCTGGGAATCATCGTCTCCATCGTCATCGCTGTGGTGCTGGGATTCATCATCGACCGGATCGTCAGCTGGGTGCTTGGACGCATGCATCGCCATGCCGATGCGCGCAAGGAACACACCGGAGAACTGCTTCGGCAGACGGTGCCACCGGCCCCGCAAGAGCGTTAA
- a CDS encoding adenosine deaminase, translated as MTEEMIHTAYDPEFDFRDLPKVSLHDHLDGGLRPQTIIDLAAEIGHELPETEAEALGEWFRESADSGSLTRYLETFEHTVAVMQTRDALIRVAREFVEDLAEDGVIYGEVRYAPEQHRREGLSLDDVVDAIQEGLDQACEKLNAEGHPMQIGQIVSAMRHSDQSVEIAKLALRHRGRGVVGFDIAGAEDGFPPSKMKEAFDLLAENLFPTTVHAGEAAGLESIKEAILIGRAQRLGHGVRVAEDIEIEFGAIDENGEELSDDTGLVSLGPVANWVRERGIPLEVCPSSNLQTGATAKFGEGITNHPIDLLVQTGFNVTISPDNRLMSQTTISDEFELLVEAFDYDLEDLLDLTLNAAEAAFVPLEMRELLVEYINDYYDNLLDDEDYDEDEYENVAD; from the coding sequence GTGACTGAAGAAATGATTCATACTGCCTACGATCCCGAATTCGACTTCCGGGATCTGCCTAAAGTTTCGCTACACGACCACCTTGACGGTGGCCTGCGCCCTCAGACGATCATTGATTTGGCCGCTGAGATTGGCCATGAGTTACCAGAGACCGAAGCTGAAGCTTTGGGTGAATGGTTCCGTGAATCGGCCGACTCCGGGTCGCTAACACGCTACCTGGAAACCTTCGAGCACACCGTAGCGGTCATGCAGACCCGCGATGCGCTGATCCGCGTTGCACGCGAATTCGTTGAAGATCTTGCCGAAGACGGCGTGATCTACGGTGAAGTGCGCTACGCACCTGAACAGCACCGCCGCGAAGGCCTGAGCCTGGACGACGTCGTTGACGCCATCCAGGAGGGCTTGGACCAGGCCTGCGAGAAGCTCAATGCCGAGGGCCATCCAATGCAGATCGGCCAGATTGTGTCCGCCATGCGCCACAGCGACCAGAGCGTGGAAATCGCGAAGCTGGCCTTGCGCCACCGCGGCCGCGGCGTCGTCGGTTTTGACATCGCCGGTGCCGAAGATGGCTTCCCGCCATCGAAAATGAAGGAAGCCTTCGACCTGCTGGCTGAAAACCTCTTCCCGACCACCGTGCACGCTGGCGAAGCCGCAGGCCTGGAATCCATCAAGGAAGCCATCCTGATCGGCCGCGCCCAGCGCCTGGGCCACGGCGTTCGGGTTGCCGAGGACATCGAAATTGAATTCGGTGCCATCGACGAGAACGGCGAAGAGCTCAGCGACGACACCGGCCTGGTATCGCTTGGCCCGGTGGCCAACTGGGTCCGCGAACGCGGCATCCCATTGGAAGTCTGCCCTTCCTCCAATCTGCAGACCGGTGCCACCGCCAAGTTCGGCGAGGGCATTACGAACCACCCGATCGACCTGCTGGTGCAGACCGGTTTCAACGTCACCATCTCGCCGGATAACCGCCTGATGTCGCAGACCACGATCTCGGATGAATTCGAGTTGCTCGTCGAAGCTTTCGACTACGACTTGGAAGATCTGCTGGACCTGACCTTGAACGCTGCTGAAGCTGCGTTTGTCCCGCTGGAAATGCGTGAACTGCTCGTCGAGTACATCAACGACTACTACGACAACTTGCTTGATGACGAGGACTACGACGAGGACGAATACGAAAACGTCGCCGACTAG
- a CDS encoding aldehyde dehydrogenase family protein, translating into MTVQSTAKLRFLEQLPATLFIGGQWVEGRSDATLRTTNPFDDSLLAEIRQASTEDVDAAYQAAATSQPGWASFSPAKRSKVLNQAADYLQGNFDGILALLIAESGSTHLKANIELGGTIAAIREAATFPTRVHGKILPSNAEGKENRVYREPVGVVAVISPWNFPMLLSARSVAPALALGNAVVLKPASDTPLVGALVLAKAFAEAGLPEGVLNALVGSGSEIGDYFVAHQTPSLVSFTGSTPVGKNVGKIAVSGEHMKRVALELGGNAPFVVLEDADLEEAAKAATLGKFLHQGQICMAINRIIVQAPVYEEFIEKFIEQVNKLGYGDAADPANLVGPIINDTQLESVSTKIKTARSQGAREVLAGSINGRVVSPHVFADVTSQMELFREEIFGPVVGIAKAESQAHALELANDTEFGLSSAVFTQNLEKGVAFARGIKAGMTHINDITVNDEPHVMFGGEKNSGLGRFNGEWAIEEFTTDHWIGVQSTKKQYPF; encoded by the coding sequence ATGACTGTCCAAAGCACCGCCAAACTCCGGTTCCTAGAGCAGCTTCCGGCCACGCTCTTCATTGGCGGCCAGTGGGTTGAAGGCCGCTCTGATGCCACGCTGCGCACCACCAACCCTTTCGATGATTCGCTTTTAGCCGAGATCCGCCAAGCCTCAACCGAGGATGTCGATGCGGCCTACCAAGCGGCCGCCACGTCCCAGCCCGGGTGGGCCTCGTTCTCCCCCGCCAAGCGTTCCAAGGTCCTGAATCAGGCTGCCGATTACCTGCAGGGGAACTTCGATGGCATCCTCGCGTTGCTGATCGCCGAGTCCGGTTCTACCCACTTGAAGGCGAATATTGAACTGGGCGGCACCATCGCGGCGATTCGCGAAGCGGCCACCTTCCCTACCCGCGTCCACGGAAAGATCCTGCCCTCGAATGCCGAAGGCAAGGAGAACCGGGTCTACCGCGAACCGGTCGGTGTCGTGGCGGTGATCAGCCCGTGGAACTTCCCGATGCTGCTTTCAGCTCGGTCCGTGGCACCAGCTTTGGCCCTGGGCAATGCAGTAGTGCTCAAACCGGCTTCGGATACCCCGTTGGTCGGCGCCCTGGTCTTGGCCAAGGCCTTCGCCGAGGCTGGCCTGCCCGAAGGCGTGCTCAACGCGCTGGTTGGCTCCGGTTCGGAGATCGGCGATTACTTCGTTGCCCATCAGACCCCGTCGCTGGTCTCTTTCACCGGCTCCACCCCGGTGGGCAAAAACGTCGGAAAAATTGCTGTCAGTGGCGAGCACATGAAGCGTGTGGCCTTGGAGCTTGGCGGCAATGCACCATTTGTCGTTCTGGAAGATGCCGATCTGGAGGAAGCTGCCAAGGCCGCGACTCTGGGCAAGTTCCTGCATCAAGGACAGATCTGCATGGCTATCAACCGCATCATCGTCCAGGCACCTGTCTACGAGGAATTCATCGAGAAGTTCATCGAGCAGGTCAATAAGCTCGGCTATGGCGATGCCGCAGATCCAGCAAACCTTGTGGGTCCCATCATCAACGACACCCAGTTGGAATCGGTCAGCACCAAGATCAAAACGGCCCGCAGCCAGGGCGCACGAGAAGTGCTTGCTGGGTCCATCAACGGCCGCGTGGTCTCGCCGCATGTCTTCGCAGATGTCACCAGCCAGATGGAGCTCTTCCGCGAGGAGATCTTCGGACCGGTGGTGGGCATTGCCAAGGCCGAGAGCCAGGCACATGCCTTGGAACTGGCCAACGACACCGAATTCGGCTTGTCCTCCGCGGTGTTCACCCAGAATCTGGAAAAAGGCGTTGCCTTTGCCCGTGGCATCAAGGCAGGAATGACCCATATCAACGACATCACGGTCAACGATGAACCGCACGTGATGTTCGGCGGGGAGAAGAATTCGGGTCTGGGCCGTTTCAACGGCGAATGGGCCATCGAGGAGTTCACCACCGACCACTGGATCGGTGTGCAGTCCACCAAGAAGCAGTACCCGTTCTAG
- a CDS encoding MazG nucleotide pyrophosphohydrolase domain-containing protein: MHENRTQLEQLNATVRTLRSKCAWTNALTHESLRTYLIEESYEVLDAIAEQNPSLLKEELGDLYFQILLHSLIAEEHGQFGLDDVAETLNAKLLRRNRHIFDEQGQVRQEIITDVDEIIRVWDAAKQAERAGQPRKRKNAGLPAGLPALALAQKLLDRHARAGSEQAATGLVSQQVRERVTDERSLAAELTALSARAEELGLDAESVLRAALGQQYGAETDATTSRKSPLKR; the protein is encoded by the coding sequence ATGCATGAGAACAGAACGCAGCTAGAGCAGCTCAACGCCACCGTACGGACGCTTCGCAGCAAATGCGCCTGGACCAATGCACTGACCCATGAGTCGCTGCGCACCTATCTCATTGAGGAAAGCTATGAGGTTCTTGACGCCATCGCTGAACAGAATCCTTCCCTCTTGAAGGAAGAACTGGGCGACCTGTACTTTCAGATCCTGTTGCACTCCCTGATCGCCGAAGAACACGGCCAATTCGGCTTGGATGATGTGGCCGAAACGCTGAATGCGAAATTATTGCGCCGGAACCGGCATATTTTTGATGAGCAGGGACAGGTCCGCCAGGAGATCATTACGGATGTCGATGAGATTATCCGCGTATGGGATGCTGCCAAGCAGGCCGAACGCGCCGGCCAGCCGCGCAAGCGGAAGAATGCCGGTCTGCCTGCAGGGTTGCCGGCCCTGGCACTGGCGCAGAAACTGCTCGATCGCCATGCCAGAGCGGGATCCGAGCAGGCAGCAACGGGGCTGGTTAGCCAGCAGGTGCGCGAGCGGGTTACCGATGAACGATCGCTCGCGGCCGAACTCACGGCCCTGTCGGCGAGGGCTGAAGAACTGGGATTGGACGCTGAATCGGTGCTTCGTGCAGCCCTGGGCCAGCAGTACGGCGCGGAAACCGACGCAACAACATCGCGCAAATCACCTTTGAAGCGCTAG
- the eno gene encoding phosphopyruvate hydratase — MALIDAIHAREILDSRGNPTVEVEVLLSDGSHGRAAVPSGASTGAFEAAERRDGDQDRYLGKGVLGAVESVIEEIADELEGLDATDQRAIDAAMIELDGTANKSKLGANAILGVSLAVANAAAVSANLPLYKYLGGPNAHVLPVPLMNILNGGSHADSDVDIQEFMIAPIGAPSFSEGLRWGVEVYHNLKSVLKEKNLSTGLGDEGGFAPNLPSNRAALELITEAIKRAGYTPGEDIALALDVASSEFYENGAYQFEGKALSAQEMSDYYAGLVADFPLVSIEDPLDEDDWDGWKTLTDAIGDKVQLVGDDLFVTNPQRLADGIAKGTANSLLVKVNQIGTLTETIDAVTMAQRAGYTTITSHRSGETEDVTIADICVATNAGQIKTGAPARSERVAKYNQLLRIEEDLGASALYAGRSAFPRFNS; from the coding sequence ATGGCATTGATTGACGCCATTCACGCGCGCGAAATCCTCGATTCCCGCGGCAATCCGACCGTTGAGGTCGAGGTCCTGCTATCTGACGGCTCGCACGGCCGCGCAGCTGTTCCTTCCGGTGCATCCACCGGTGCATTCGAAGCCGCTGAGCGTCGCGACGGCGACCAGGACCGTTACCTCGGCAAGGGCGTTTTGGGCGCTGTAGAGTCCGTGATTGAGGAAATCGCTGATGAGCTGGAGGGCCTTGACGCCACTGACCAGCGCGCCATCGACGCCGCCATGATTGAACTGGACGGCACCGCCAACAAGTCCAAGCTGGGCGCCAACGCCATCCTCGGCGTCTCCCTGGCAGTAGCAAATGCTGCCGCTGTGAGCGCCAACCTGCCACTGTACAAGTACCTGGGCGGCCCGAACGCACACGTACTGCCAGTGCCACTGATGAACATCCTCAACGGCGGTTCCCACGCCGACTCCGACGTGGACATCCAGGAATTCATGATCGCCCCTATCGGCGCACCGTCCTTCTCCGAGGGCCTGCGCTGGGGCGTTGAGGTTTACCACAACCTCAAGTCCGTGCTGAAGGAAAAGAACCTGTCCACCGGCCTGGGAGATGAGGGCGGTTTCGCTCCGAACCTGCCAAGCAACCGTGCGGCGCTGGAACTGATCACCGAAGCCATCAAGCGCGCCGGCTACACCCCGGGTGAAGACATTGCTCTGGCCTTGGACGTTGCTTCTTCCGAGTTCTACGAGAACGGCGCTTACCAGTTCGAAGGCAAGGCGCTGTCCGCTCAGGAAATGAGCGACTACTACGCAGGCCTGGTCGCTGACTTCCCATTGGTTTCCATCGAGGATCCACTGGATGAAGACGACTGGGATGGCTGGAAGACCCTGACCGACGCCATCGGCGACAAGGTGCAGCTGGTGGGCGACGACCTGTTCGTCACCAACCCGCAGCGTCTGGCCGACGGCATCGCCAAGGGCACCGCTAACTCGCTGCTGGTGAAGGTCAACCAGATCGGTACCCTGACCGAGACCATCGATGCAGTGACCATGGCGCAGCGCGCCGGTTACACCACCATCACCTCGCACCGTTCGGGTGAAACCGAAGATGTAACCATCGCTGACATCTGCGTGGCAACCAACGCCGGCCAGATCAAGACCGGTGCACCAGCTCGCTCCGAGCGCGTAGCCAAGTACAACCAGCTGCTGCGCATCGAAGAAGACCTGGGTGCTTCGGCACTCTACGCTGGCCGTAGCGCTTTCCCGCGTTTCAACAGCTAA
- a CDS encoding FtsB family cell division protein has translation MAQRPPRMPRRNTPDPAEQSAVTPVDQAKPVNAGNEAEPATDALHIVDPQKPVKKAPRTARPETPAAGAPKPRSASVKPKTTTRSTSDASRGPKKFEGNYTQKPKAPLRERAKEKQNERRRDDRVKFSAAVRRKPGQKPVDNKQVPEGEPIAAHRFSGRIAALIVVLAFFAVMLVPTVNFYRTQMAELNELHASIEALETQRDELKAEIARWDDPLYIKQQARERINLVMPGEKLYMVVGERPQDEETSTEGNGSTFEVRQELPWVDALLDSVRRSATD, from the coding sequence ATGGCTCAGCGTCCACCGCGAATGCCTCGCCGTAATACTCCGGATCCGGCAGAACAAAGCGCAGTAACCCCGGTTGATCAGGCGAAACCTGTTAACGCAGGGAATGAAGCTGAACCGGCTACCGATGCCCTGCATATTGTTGATCCGCAGAAACCGGTAAAGAAAGCTCCGAGAACAGCACGTCCAGAGACTCCTGCTGCTGGTGCGCCGAAGCCACGAAGTGCCAGCGTGAAGCCGAAAACCACGACACGCTCAACGTCAGATGCGTCACGTGGACCGAAAAAGTTTGAAGGCAATTACACGCAGAAGCCCAAGGCTCCGCTGCGTGAAAGGGCCAAGGAAAAACAGAACGAACGCCGACGCGATGACCGGGTCAAATTCTCCGCCGCGGTACGCCGCAAACCGGGGCAGAAGCCGGTTGACAACAAACAGGTTCCCGAAGGCGAACCCATTGCTGCGCACCGTTTTTCCGGTCGGATCGCCGCGCTGATCGTGGTTCTCGCGTTCTTCGCCGTGATGCTTGTGCCTACCGTGAACTTCTACCGCACGCAAATGGCTGAGCTGAACGAATTGCATGCGTCGATTGAAGCGCTGGAGACCCAACGCGACGAGCTCAAAGCCGAGATTGCGCGCTGGGATGATCCCTTGTACATCAAGCAGCAAGCACGCGAGCGGATAAACTTGGTAATGCCCGGTGAAAAGCTCTACATGGTGGTCGGCGAACGCCCACAGGATGAAGAGACTTCCACCGAAGGCAACGGGAGCACCTTCGAGGTGCGCCAGGAACTTCCATGGGTTGATGCACTGCTCGACTCTGTCCGACGTTCTGCCACTGACTAA
- a CDS encoding DUF501 domain-containing protein, protein MTEQPIREALDAAGRVPSEADLDTLSRQLNRPVRDVVEIGARCVCGNPLVATTAPRLSSGIPFPTTYYLAHPVITAAVSRLEAAGLMNEMNENLGEDPQLAQAYVAAHESFLANRDAIGARSGTGAVPEIAGVSAGGMPTRVKCLHVLVGHSLAAGEGVNPLGDQALEAISQWWTKDKCYCVGAWDTESAAPSRDRSRHVKTQEMQDPAAKRADRARKRAQREAAQGSDQDDA, encoded by the coding sequence GTGACTGAACAGCCAATCCGCGAAGCCCTTGACGCCGCCGGACGAGTACCTAGCGAAGCCGATCTGGATACCCTCTCGCGCCAGCTGAACCGCCCAGTGCGCGACGTCGTTGAAATCGGTGCGCGCTGTGTTTGCGGCAACCCGCTGGTAGCAACCACAGCTCCACGCTTGTCTTCGGGAATTCCTTTCCCCACCACTTACTACCTGGCTCACCCGGTAATCACTGCCGCTGTTTCTCGTTTGGAAGCAGCGGGCTTGATGAACGAGATGAATGAGAACCTGGGCGAAGACCCGCAGCTGGCACAGGCCTATGTTGCGGCGCATGAGTCGTTCCTGGCCAACCGCGACGCCATTGGCGCACGTTCGGGCACCGGCGCCGTTCCGGAAATCGCAGGGGTCTCCGCTGGCGGCATGCCAACCCGCGTCAAGTGCCTGCACGTGCTGGTAGGCCATTCGCTGGCTGCCGGTGAAGGCGTGAACCCATTGGGCGACCAAGCATTGGAAGCAATCTCCCAGTGGTGGACCAAGGACAAGTGCTACTGCGTGGGTGCGTGGGATACCGAGTCTGCGGCTCCGAGCCGCGACCGTTCGCGCCATGTGAAGACCCAGGAAATGCAGGACCCTGCTGCCAAGCGTGCAGATCGCGCCCGCAAGCGTGCCCAGCGTGAAGCAGCCCAGGGTTCTGATCAGGATGATGCCTAA
- a CDS encoding Ppx/GppA phosphatase family protein, giving the protein MRVAGIDCGTNSIRLLIADVDAEGQLVDVLRTMRIVRLGQGVDATGAFAPEALERTFAATREYKKLCDEHQVQAIRFAATSAARDASNRELFSAQITKILGVAPEVISGEEEASLSFTGAASVRAGQSGKSLVIDLGGGSTEFVLGDETGPLAAKSLDMGCVRVTERFHQAGLRSDAALDFMDSTLETLTGAVDVSQVDAVIMVAGTFTTLTAQALGLKAYESEKIHGAQLSFAQMRQATDSMLSYTREERASLGFMHPGRVDVIQAGAAIVQRILHYLEKTSANREMLLIASEHDILDGIAASAAVA; this is encoded by the coding sequence ATGCGCGTTGCTGGTATCGATTGCGGAACTAACTCCATCCGCCTGCTCATCGCTGACGTGGATGCTGAAGGCCAGCTTGTCGACGTGCTGCGCACCATGCGCATTGTCCGCTTGGGCCAGGGCGTAGACGCCACCGGGGCCTTCGCTCCCGAAGCCCTGGAACGCACCTTTGCCGCCACTCGCGAGTACAAGAAACTGTGCGATGAGCATCAGGTGCAGGCCATTCGCTTCGCGGCGACCTCGGCGGCACGCGACGCTTCGAATCGTGAACTTTTCTCTGCGCAGATTACCAAGATCCTGGGCGTAGCCCCAGAAGTGATCAGCGGTGAGGAAGAGGCATCCTTGTCCTTCACCGGGGCCGCTTCGGTCCGTGCCGGTCAAAGCGGCAAGAGCCTGGTGATCGACCTTGGCGGAGGATCCACCGAATTCGTGCTGGGCGACGAAACCGGCCCGCTGGCTGCTAAGAGCCTGGACATGGGCTGCGTTCGGGTTACCGAGCGTTTCCACCAAGCTGGACTGCGCTCTGATGCGGCACTGGATTTCATGGACAGCACCTTGGAAACCTTGACCGGTGCGGTGGACGTTTCACAGGTCGATGCCGTGATCATGGTGGCCGGGACGTTCACGACGCTCACAGCCCAGGCCCTGGGACTGAAGGCTTATGAGTCGGAAAAGATCCATGGAGCACAGCTGAGTTTTGCCCAAATGCGACAGGCAACTGACAGCATGCTCTCCTACACCCGTGAGGAGCGCGCATCGCTGGGCTTCATGCACCCTGGCCGTGTAGACGTGATTCAAGCAGGTGCAGCCATTGTGCAGCGCATCCTTCATTACCTGGAAAAGACCAGTGCGAACCGCGAGATGCTCTTAATTGCATCCGAGCACGATATCCTCGACGGAATCGCGGCCTCAGCTGCCGTTGCCTAA
- a CDS encoding S8 family serine peptidase translates to MSSALRARKKTSIFKFSTVLVVALLAFTSLSIGAPAHADNMRESEYWLDSLGVTEAHKTTKGEGVKVAIIDTGIDTSHPDLKGAIVGGTDMSGSGGEKGNKPIGVMSEHGTLVATLLAGRGNNKSEINRVKSENERLKTAWEKAKKTAEDDDKDIPEEPEYEKVPKLTRGSDGVLGVAPAADLLSVSLWMGEGNPSKIPVETQIPRAVKWAVDSGAKVINMSLGSTSPAWPESWDDAFKYAEDHDVVIVAAAGNRSGGMSQVGAPATIPGVLTVAGVDASGKASQDSSTEGISIGVAAPAEQLVGGLPGDGYARWSGTSGAAPLVAGVAALIRSEYPDMKAPEVINRILKTAKDTGAAGVDNLYGYGIIDANAALTAKVPAVTKNPLGTIEEWIRVHRRNTVSQTETPAPGVSMEKSDLKQVAAPKPVLPDGKAPVLQPVLIIGGGVLLLLVLVAGGTQTMVRRRRERATENLASASLSSLEVPKQAEGRDLFDEIPEEEK, encoded by the coding sequence TTGAGCTCAGCTTTGCGCGCCAGGAAAAAGACAAGCATCTTCAAGTTCAGCACTGTGCTTGTGGTGGCGCTATTGGCATTTACCTCGCTCAGTATTGGTGCACCGGCCCACGCTGACAACATGCGTGAATCCGAGTACTGGCTGGATTCCCTCGGCGTGACCGAAGCGCATAAGACAACAAAGGGCGAAGGCGTTAAAGTCGCCATCATCGATACCGGTATTGATACTTCGCACCCTGATCTGAAGGGCGCCATTGTCGGGGGTACCGATATGTCCGGCTCTGGCGGAGAAAAGGGCAACAAGCCAATTGGCGTCATGAGTGAACATGGCACCTTGGTGGCCACCTTGCTGGCGGGACGCGGCAATAACAAGAGCGAAATCAACCGGGTTAAATCCGAAAACGAACGCTTGAAGACCGCGTGGGAAAAAGCCAAGAAGACTGCTGAGGACGACGACAAGGACATTCCCGAAGAACCTGAATACGAAAAGGTTCCGAAACTGACCCGTGGCAGTGATGGAGTGCTGGGTGTTGCCCCGGCAGCAGATCTGCTTTCTGTATCGCTGTGGATGGGCGAAGGCAATCCGTCCAAGATTCCAGTGGAAACCCAGATTCCGCGAGCGGTGAAATGGGCAGTGGATTCTGGTGCCAAAGTCATCAACATGTCTCTTGGCTCAACTAGCCCGGCGTGGCCAGAAAGCTGGGATGACGCTTTCAAATATGCAGAGGACCATGACGTGGTCATCGTTGCTGCGGCTGGCAACCGTTCTGGTGGCATGAGCCAGGTCGGTGCACCGGCAACTATCCCAGGAGTACTAACGGTCGCTGGCGTTGATGCCAGCGGCAAGGCTTCGCAGGATTCTTCGACAGAAGGCATTTCCATTGGTGTTGCCGCCCCTGCTGAGCAGCTGGTTGGCGGCTTGCCTGGCGATGGATATGCCCGCTGGTCCGGTACGTCTGGTGCCGCCCCGCTGGTAGCTGGAGTCGCTGCGTTGATCCGTTCCGAGTATCCGGATATGAAGGCTCCTGAGGTAATCAACCGAATCTTGAAGACTGCCAAGGATACCGGAGCTGCTGGCGTGGACAACCTCTACGGCTACGGAATTATTGATGCCAATGCGGCGTTGACCGCAAAAGTACCAGCCGTGACCAAGAACCCTTTGGGGACCATTGAAGAATGGATCCGCGTCCACCGCCGGAACACCGTGTCTCAGACCGAGACTCCGGCACCGGGGGTCTCCATGGAGAAATCGGACCTGAAGCAAGTCGCGGCCCCCAAGCCAGTTCTTCCTGATGGCAAGGCCCCTGTGCTGCAGCCGGTGCTCATCATCGGTGGAGGAGTGCTGCTGCTATTGGTGCTCGTTGCTGGTGGTACCCAAACGATGGTGCGCCGTCGACGTGAGCGGGCTACGGAAAACCTGGCCTCGGCTTCCCTGAGCTCCTTGGAAGTCCCAAAACAAGCTGAGGGGCGGGATCTGTTTGATGAGATTCCCGAAGAAGAGAAGTAA